Proteins co-encoded in one Methanosarcinales archaeon Met12 genomic window:
- the pstB gene encoding phosphate ABC transporter ATP-binding protein PstB, protein MTTNKMETANLSLWYGGHQALTDVSIKIKKNMVTALIGPSGCGKTTFIRALNRMNDLIDGVRITGGVLLDDVNIYSDHIDVVQLRKRVGMVFQQPNPFPMSIYDNAAYGPRIHGIKDREKLDEIVERSIKEAALWEEVKDRLNKPALKLSGGQQQRLCIARALAVEPEVILMDEPCSALDPNATSKIEDLIQDLKKEYTIVIVTHNMQQAARVSDYTAFFFTKGELIEYGPTSKIFESPQDKRTEDYITGKFG, encoded by the coding sequence ATGACCACAAACAAAATGGAGACAGCAAATCTAAGCCTCTGGTATGGGGGGCATCAAGCTCTGACGGATGTGAGCATTAAGATTAAGAAGAATATGGTTACCGCACTGATTGGGCCATCTGGCTGCGGGAAAACGACGTTCATAAGGGCGTTAAACCGCATGAATGACCTGATAGATGGTGTGCGCATCACGGGAGGCGTTTTGCTCGATGATGTAAATATATATAGCGACCATATAGATGTGGTGCAGCTCAGAAAACGAGTTGGCATGGTTTTTCAGCAGCCAAATCCATTTCCGATGAGCATCTACGACAATGCGGCATATGGTCCAAGAATCCATGGGATAAAAGATAGGGAAAAGTTAGATGAAATAGTGGAGAGAAGTATAAAAGAGGCGGCCCTGTGGGAGGAAGTAAAAGATAGATTAAACAAACCTGCGCTGAAATTGTCTGGCGGTCAGCAGCAGAGGCTCTGTATTGCGAGAGCCCTGGCAGTAGAGCCAGAAGTTATATTAATGGACGAGCCCTGCTCCGCATTGGACCCGAATGCCACCTCTAAAATAGAGGACCTGATTCAGGACCTTAAAAAAGAATATACCATCGTAATCGTGACACACAACATGCAGCAGGCGGCAAGGGTATCAGACTATACCGCATTCTTCTTTACTAAAGGGGAATTAATAGAGTATGGGCCGACTTCTAAAATCTTCGAAAGTCCACAGGATAAACGCACTGAGGATTATATAACCGGGAAATTTGGATAA
- a CDS encoding nucleotidyltransferase domain-containing protein — translation MVKRNNIEIIKVLIEKQEEELNIAKIAKYSGIDYKNAYLTIRNLEKEGLITLKSFGKNKKATLNKKIHPLIFEAEYKRKEDLFRNKDFLVLHRRLFELPFLFIALLFGSHVNGKETKHSDIDLLIIGGDEKEIQSVISLWPEKIHLTFVTYKEFIHMAKTKEFTVVSEAIKNNIILIGIEEYYRLLENAE, via the coding sequence ATGGTAAAAAGGAATAATATTGAGATTATTAAAGTATTGATAGAGAAACAGGAAGAGGAGCTTAACATAGCCAAGATAGCCAAATATTCTGGAATTGATTATAAAAATGCCTATCTGACAATCAGAAATCTTGAAAAAGAAGGATTGATAACTCTGAAATCATTTGGCAAAAATAAAAAAGCAACTCTGAACAAGAAGATTCATCCTCTTATTTTTGAAGCAGAATACAAAAGAAAAGAAGATTTGTTTAGGAACAAAGATTTTTTGGTGCTTCACAGGAGACTCTTTGAATTGCCGTTCCTATTTATAGCCCTGTTGTTCGGCTCCCATGTTAACGGAAAAGAAACAAAACATTCGGACATTGATTTATTGATTATAGGTGGAGATGAAAAAGAGATTCAATCAGTTATCTCTTTATGGCCTGAAAAAATTCATTTAACGTTTGTAACCTATAAAGAGTTTATTCATATGGCAAAAACTAAGGAATTTACAGTAGTAAGCGAAGCTATTAAAAATAACATAATTTTAATTGGAATAGAAGAATATTACAGGTTGTTGGAAAATGCTGAGTGA
- a CDS encoding substrate-binding domain-containing protein: MAIVHPANPVIDLTTEQLRQIYAGEITNWREVGGRDAPIMVITREEGSGTRGAFEDMVMDDNPIFPGAITMVGAGGVKAALVGAERGIAYISLWGVDETVKVVKIDGVMPTAESVLAGDFGIARPYIFLTLGEEVLERAFIDFVLSDAGQDIIREKGLVPVR, translated from the coding sequence GTGGCGATAGTCCATCCTGCCAATCCAGTCATTGATCTGACGACAGAACAGCTTCGACAGATATATGCTGGGGAGATCACCAACTGGAGAGAGGTCGGCGGAAGAGATGCACCGATTATGGTCATAACCAGAGAAGAAGGCTCAGGAACAAGGGGTGCATTTGAGGACATGGTAATGGATGATAACCCTATTTTCCCCGGCGCTATCACTATGGTGGGGGCAGGCGGTGTTAAAGCTGCTTTGGTCGGTGCTGAACGTGGAATCGCCTACATCTCATTATGGGGTGTAGATGAGACCGTAAAAGTAGTTAAGATAGATGGAGTTATGCCGACTGCCGAATCAGTGCTGGCAGGCGATTTTGGAATCGCAAGACCATATATATTCCTGACCTTGGGTGAAGAAGTGCTCGAAAGGGCGTTCATAGACTTTGTCTTAAGCGACGCTGGCCAGGATATAATCAGAGAAAAAGGACTTGTGCCGGTTCGCTAA
- the phoU gene encoding phosphate signaling complex protein PhoU — MIRKTYHQSLEELKQDVLKMGDMAKKAIHDSVQSLAKQDKELAAKVIEEYDPLVDKMEFEIENKCMKLIALQQPMAGDLRVIGTCMKMITDLDRMSDLATNIAEITLATADKPLVKPLIDIPRMSELTLEMLEDSLKAFATYDARLVGSVSDKDDIVDALYDQVRRELITLMIEDPHTIGGASHLSFAASHIERMADHACNIAGRVVYMVTGERVKLG, encoded by the coding sequence ATGATAAGGAAAACGTATCATCAGAGTTTAGAGGAATTAAAACAAGACGTTTTAAAAATGGGGGATATGGCCAAAAAGGCAATTCACGATTCCGTCCAATCTCTGGCTAAGCAGGACAAGGAATTAGCTGCCAAAGTCATTGAAGAGTACGATCCCCTGGTCGATAAGATGGAGTTTGAGATAGAGAACAAATGCATGAAACTGATAGCACTACAGCAGCCGATGGCAGGGGACCTGAGGGTTATCGGTACTTGTATGAAGATGATAACAGACCTGGACAGGATGAGCGACCTTGCCACAAATATTGCCGAAATCACGCTTGCAACGGCTGACAAACCATTGGTTAAGCCGCTCATCGATATCCCGCGCATGTCTGAGCTCACATTGGAAATGCTGGAAGACAGCTTAAAAGCATTTGCAACGTATGACGCCAGGTTGGTGGGAAGCGTATCAGATAAAGATGATATAGTGGATGCGTTATATGACCAGGTTCGCAGGGAATTGATAACTCTCATGATCGAAGACCCACACACGATTGGCGGCGCATCTCATCTCTCATTTGCAGCGAGCCACATAGAGAGAATGGCAGACCATGCATGCAATATTGCTGGCAGGGTCGTCTACATGGTTACCGGTGAAAGGGTAAAATTGGGGTAA
- a CDS encoding MoaD/ThiS family protein yields the protein MSKYKKKDAERKGAKKQREIEGKLMRENLEGSEGIKDHTKVTVILPGGATKRFDVSAKTRYDDMLLGFNLNPEIVVVLKNGVPVPLDDVVEAGELRVLKVVSGG from the coding sequence ATGTCCAAGTATAAAAAGAAAGATGCCGAGCGAAAAGGTGCAAAAAAACAGAGAGAGATAGAGGGGAAGCTTATGAGAGAAAATCTGGAAGGGTCGGAGGGGATAAAAGATCACACGAAAGTGACTGTAATTTTGCCAGGCGGTGCAACAAAACGTTTTGACGTTTCTGCAAAGACGAGGTATGATGATATGCTCCTGGGCTTCAATCTAAATCCAGAAATTGTCGTCGTTCTAAAAAATGGGGTTCCAGTACCACTGGATGATGTTGTAGAAGCAGGCGAATTAAGGGTCTTGAAAGTGGTGAGTGGGGGATAG
- the pstC gene encoding phosphate ABC transporter permease subunit PstC, with translation MYRHYKERIVKSVLFISALAAIFVLGLITVVIFSEGLPLIAKVGLFDFILGAEWRPLAGIFGIAPMIVGTFYVICGAMLLGVPLGIACAIFLAEIAPKRIRSVIRPSIELLLGIPSVVYGFFGLVILVPIIREHFGGPGFSILAGSIILAIMLLPTVIAVSEDAIRSVQRTYKEASLALGATHWQTIRNVILPAARSGITAGVILGFGRAISETMAVIMVLGNAPIFPRSILDPVRALTANIALEMAYATGDHRQALFATGIILFVVILLSISLINIVQKRDMA, from the coding sequence ATGTATCGCCATTATAAGGAACGAATTGTCAAGTCCGTCTTATTCATAAGCGCACTTGCTGCTATTTTTGTCCTCGGTCTTATTACGGTGGTTATTTTCAGCGAAGGTTTGCCACTTATAGCCAAAGTTGGACTTTTTGATTTCATTCTTGGAGCTGAATGGCGACCGTTGGCAGGAATATTCGGGATCGCCCCCATGATAGTTGGTACTTTTTATGTTATCTGTGGTGCTATGCTGCTTGGTGTGCCTCTGGGGATCGCCTGTGCTATATTTTTGGCTGAAATCGCACCTAAAAGAATAAGGTCGGTGATTAGACCCTCCATCGAACTATTGCTTGGAATCCCTTCGGTGGTATATGGCTTCTTTGGGCTGGTGATACTTGTTCCAATAATAAGAGAGCATTTTGGTGGACCTGGCTTTAGCATATTGGCTGGCTCAATTATACTGGCAATAATGTTATTGCCTACGGTTATCGCCGTATCTGAAGATGCTATTCGTTCAGTGCAGCGTACCTATAAAGAAGCATCATTAGCATTGGGGGCAACTCATTGGCAGACCATTAGAAACGTTATTTTGCCTGCCGCACGCTCCGGTATTACGGCAGGGGTGATTCTTGGTTTTGGGCGCGCTATAAGTGAAACCATGGCCGTCATAATGGTCTTGGGCAATGCCCCAATCTTTCCGCGGTCCATATTAGATCCGGTAAGGGCGCTTACTGCTAACATTGCTTTGGAGATGGCTTACGCCACCGGAGATCACCGTCAAGCATTATTTGCCACCGGAATTATCTTGTTCGTAGTAATATTGCTCTCTATTTCCTTAATCAACATAGTACAAAAGAGGGATATGGCATGA
- a CDS encoding HEPN domain-containing protein — protein sequence MLSEKRINEAESNVKSYLAEGLLKKTRVENNVINIFLNNAKESLRVAEEIQKRGLSDLWTIVCSYYAMFYYANAVLSTYGYKVGEKIVHKVTADALIVYVRKKLKESLIENYEETKEEALNLAGIRADQIIESFDFERSKRGMLQYKTVEFEKKSKAKTSLQRAKEFAKEMEKLMVGER from the coding sequence ATGCTGAGTGAAAAAAGGATAAATGAAGCTGAGAGCAATGTTAAATCCTACTTAGCAGAAGGACTATTGAAAAAAACAAGAGTAGAAAATAATGTTATAAATATCTTTTTAAATAATGCAAAAGAAAGTCTGCGAGTTGCTGAAGAAATTCAAAAAAGAGGACTTTCTGATTTATGGACTATTGTCTGCTCCTATTATGCTATGTTCTATTATGCCAATGCTGTTCTTTCAACATATGGTTATAAAGTTGGAGAAAAAATTGTTCATAAAGTTACAGCCGATGCGTTGATAGTTTACGTTAGGAAAAAACTAAAAGAATCTTTAATTGAGAATTATGAAGAAACAAAAGAAGAAGCATTAAATTTAGCAGGCATAAGGGCTGACCAAATAATTGAATCTTTTGATTTTGAGAGGAGCAAGAGAGGGATGCTTCAGTATAAAACAGTTGAATTTGAAAAGAAATCCAAAGCAAAAACTTCATTGCAAAGAGCAAAAGAATTTGCAAAAGAGATGGAAAAATTAATGGTTGGTGAAAGGTAA
- a CDS encoding TIGR00296 family protein → MLRLKDGELAIKLAREAIEGYLNERTTISPRLSGKFMEKRGVFVTLHKEGLRGCIGQPYPDMFLGDAIVDSAISAAVRDPRFSPVQINELKEITIEITILAPPKLIEGKANERPEKIQIGKHGLLVKFATLSGLLLPQVATEYRFDAKKFLSQTCIKTGLTPDMWLDERVNVYTFEGQIFAEVEPNGAVVEKKITPILPFHR, encoded by the coding sequence ATGTTAAGATTAAAAGATGGCGAACTTGCGATAAAACTCGCTAGAGAAGCGATTGAGGGATATTTAAACGAACGTACCACAATATCACCGAGGCTTTCCGGAAAGTTCATGGAGAAGAGAGGGGTATTTGTAACACTACACAAAGAGGGTTTGCGAGGTTGCATCGGCCAGCCATATCCAGATATGTTCCTTGGTGATGCTATCGTGGATTCCGCCATAAGCGCTGCAGTTAGGGATCCGCGGTTTTCTCCCGTTCAAATAAACGAATTGAAGGAGATTACGATAGAGATTACGATACTCGCACCGCCCAAATTAATAGAGGGCAAGGCAAATGAACGGCCTGAGAAAATACAAATTGGCAAACATGGACTGCTTGTAAAGTTTGCCACGCTTTCTGGCCTGTTGCTCCCTCAGGTGGCGACCGAATACCGCTTTGATGCAAAAAAATTTTTATCCCAGACGTGCATCAAGACAGGGCTGACGCCAGACATGTGGCTGGATGAAAGAGTGAATGTCTACACATTCGAAGGTCAGATTTTTGCCGAGGTTGAGCCGAATGGAGCGGTTGTGGAAAAGAAAATTACCCCAATTTTACCCTTTCACCGGTAA
- the pstA gene encoding phosphate ABC transporter permease PstA: protein MNSGKIAMGVLWASGLITLAILVIVIGHILLNGMGMISIEFLLDSPRALGREGGIFPTIIGTIALVVVALVIATPIGVGGAIYLAEYTHRGTITKIIRAGAECLAGIPSILFGLFGFAFFVIFLGFGWSILSGGLTVACMILPMILRTTEEALKAVPNSYREGSLSLGATKWQTIQNVVLKSAAAGIFTGIILGAGKVAGETAAIMLTAGSALRLPTSLFDSVRPMSFHLYILAMEGLSMERAYGTAAVLVLTVLFINLTANLIMRYYTRALRG from the coding sequence ATGAATTCAGGTAAAATTGCGATGGGCGTATTGTGGGCTTCTGGCCTGATAACGCTCGCTATTTTAGTCATTGTGATTGGCCATATACTTCTGAATGGTATGGGCATGATAAGCATAGAGTTCTTGCTGGATTCGCCGCGAGCTTTGGGGCGAGAAGGTGGCATATTTCCAACAATAATCGGAACAATAGCTCTGGTAGTAGTAGCTCTAGTGATAGCGACACCAATTGGGGTGGGTGGTGCGATATATTTGGCTGAGTATACACACCGGGGTACCATAACTAAAATAATCAGAGCAGGGGCAGAATGTTTAGCTGGCATACCATCTATCTTGTTTGGTCTGTTTGGGTTCGCTTTTTTTGTTATTTTTTTGGGATTCGGGTGGTCAATTCTATCGGGCGGATTGACCGTGGCATGTATGATTTTGCCAATGATTCTCAGGACCACTGAAGAGGCTTTAAAAGCCGTGCCTAACTCATACCGAGAGGGCAGTCTATCTTTAGGAGCGACTAAATGGCAAACTATACAAAATGTTGTCTTAAAAAGTGCTGCCGCAGGCATATTTACAGGCATAATATTGGGAGCGGGGAAGGTTGCCGGGGAGACGGCAGCAATCATGCTCACTGCCGGCAGCGCTCTAAGACTGCCAACATCGTTGTTCGACTCAGTTAGGCCAATGTCATTTCATTTATATATATTGGCCATGGAAGGGTTATCTATGGAACGTGCCTATGGTACTGCTGCAGTATTAGTTTTGACTGTGCTGTTCATAAATCTCACTGCAAACTTGATTATGAGATACTATACCAGGGCTCTAAGGGGATAA